A single region of the Neotabrizicola shimadae genome encodes:
- a CDS encoding TerB family tellurite resistance protein, with product MSIWSRISAALAALAQGEPLSVVFDRLRGDPEVSVGFTIAVIALGAKLAKADGEVTRDEVACFRRIFTIPPDEEANAARVYNLARQDVAGFEFYARKIGKLFKGGHETLLPDLMEGLFRVAVADGHYNDAEDAFLHQVAREFGMDDRAFRAVRARCVEGVPRDPYDVLGVTHDTDLDDIRAAWKRAVRENHPDALIARGLPPEAAKLAEARMVAINRAWEEIESERSPRMLPA from the coding sequence ATGTCGATCTGGTCCCGCATCTCTGCCGCGCTTGCAGCGCTCGCCCAGGGCGAACCGCTCTCGGTCGTGTTCGACCGCCTGCGCGGCGATCCCGAGGTTTCGGTCGGCTTCACCATCGCCGTCATCGCGCTTGGGGCAAAGCTCGCCAAGGCCGATGGCGAGGTCACGCGCGACGAGGTCGCCTGCTTCCGCCGCATCTTCACCATCCCGCCGGATGAAGAGGCCAACGCCGCCCGCGTCTACAACCTCGCCCGGCAGGATGTGGCGGGCTTCGAGTTCTACGCCCGCAAGATCGGCAAGCTGTTCAAGGGCGGGCATGAAACCCTGTTGCCCGACCTGATGGAGGGCCTCTTCCGCGTGGCGGTGGCCGATGGCCACTACAACGATGCCGAGGATGCCTTCCTTCACCAGGTCGCCCGCGAATTCGGCATGGACGACCGCGCCTTCCGCGCCGTTCGTGCGCGCTGTGTCGAGGGCGTGCCGCGCGATCCCTATGACGTGCTGGGCGTCACACATGACACCGACCTCGACGACATCCGCGCCGCATGGAAGCGCGCCGTGCGCGAGAACCACCCCGACGCGCTGATCGCCCGCGGCCTCCCGCCCGAGGCCGCCAAGCTGGCCGAGGCGCGCATGGTCGCCATCAACCGCGCCTGGGAAGAGATCGAATCCGAACGCTCGCCCCGGATGCTGCCGGCCTGA
- a CDS encoding GNAT family N-acetyltransferase: protein MIRPATAADVESVAALWNGLIRDTTVTFTSKEKTLAEVAETIAARQRDGFTFLVAEHGSKVAGFATYAQFRGGDGYARCMEHSIHLEPLARGQGLGRRLMQAIEDHARARGTHSMIAGVSAENAGGLAFHGALGYRTIATVPESGFKFGRWLDLVLMQKILD, encoded by the coding sequence ATGATCCGCCCCGCCACCGCAGCCGATGTCGAATCCGTCGCGGCGCTCTGGAACGGGCTGATCCGCGACACCACCGTCACCTTCACCTCAAAGGAAAAGACACTGGCCGAGGTGGCCGAGACCATCGCAGCCCGCCAACGCGACGGCTTCACCTTCCTTGTCGCCGAACATGGCAGCAAGGTCGCGGGCTTCGCCACCTATGCCCAGTTCCGCGGCGGTGATGGCTATGCCCGCTGCATGGAACATTCCATTCACCTCGAACCGCTGGCCCGTGGCCAGGGCCTTGGCCGCAGGCTCATGCAGGCGATCGAAGACCACGCCCGCGCCCGCGGCACCCATTCCATGATCGCCGGCGTCAGCGCCGAAAATGCCGGCGGGCTCGCCTTCCACGGGGCACTCGGCTACCGGACCATCGCAACCGTGCCGGAATCCGGCTTCAAGTTCGGCCGCTGGCTTGACCTTGTGCTGATGCAGAAGATCCTGGACTGA